Proteins encoded within one genomic window of Haematobia irritans isolate KBUSLIRL chromosome 5, ASM5000362v1, whole genome shotgun sequence:
- the LOC142241831 gene encoding nischarin — MSCYSRNVTNCEITIPKWFELSSITYYDINVRVGRVEWFVGRRYKDFNNLNEKLIEDTGISKKLLPPKKIVGNKNPKFVEERKKQLEQYLKEVVVFFRAQLPKSLADFLEFNKYDIVYLLQDLSKHFSENGEELLRIRKEYNLSALEVYAISERLDLPCPPESSRGKYDFSHVLDFCTQLEAIQITPIEDVSLGSDYNAVDVPIGRSNIIPKNLKFNLNAFRNLHCLKIYALPSENIIDIGLLKPTLKKICVHNTTITSINQVLMCDNIHKNTSVDIPTSEDIKINGPSCLEKTAMMAANRIWRNIVELDFTSNLLTQIDESIRTTPQIKILNLQQNRLRNIKNLAELPHLQTLNLSINLINDVTDWHLELGNLVTLNLGQNKLKSIKGLRKLLSLVNLDLSCNQIDDLEEVDYVACLPLLETLRLTGNPLASSVDYRPRVLSRFHNRASEINLDSEKGTQQELDTALVLSAILTSKLRQKTQK, encoded by the exons ATGTCGTGCTATTCTCGTAATGTGACCAATTGTGAAATCACTATACCTAAATGGTTCGAGTTGTCGTCTATTACTTATTATGATATAAATGTCAGAGTTGGAAGAGTGGAATGGTTTGTTGGGAGACGGTATAAGGATTTTAATAACTTAAATGAGAAGCTGATTGAGGACACGGGTATATCCAAGAAGTTATTACCCCCCAAAAAG ATTGTAGGAAATAAAAATCCCAAGTTTGTTGAAGAACGCAAGAAGCAACTGGAACAGTACCTGAAAGAAGTTGTGGTTTTCTTTCGTGCACAACTACCTAAATCCCTGGCTGACTTTTTGGAATTTAATAAATATGATATCGTATATCTGTTACAAGATCTTTCAAAGCATTTTAGTGAGAACGGTGAAGAATTGTTAAGGATTCGTAAGGAgtataatttatctgctttagag GTATATGCGATAAGTGAACGATTAGACTTACCATGTCCGCCAGAAAGTAGCAGAGGGAAATATGATTTCTCGCACGTTCTAGATTTTTGCACTCAACTGGAGGCTATACAAATTACCCCAATTGAAGATGTTTCACTTGGAAGCGATTACAACGCAGTCGATGTTCCGATAGGGCGTAGTAACATAATTCCAAAAAATCTCAAATTTAACCTGAACGCGTTTCGAAATTTACATTGCTTAAAAATATACGCATTGCCTTCAGAGAATATAATCGACATTGGGTTGCTGAAGCCAactcttaaaaaaatatgtgtacaCAATACTACGATAACTTCCATAAATCAGGTTCTTATGTGCGACAATATTCACAAGAACACATCAGTTGACATTCCTACATCCgaagatataaaaataaacgGGCCTTCATGTCTAGAGAAGACGGCAATGATGGCGGCTAACAGAATCTGGCGAAACATCGTGGAGCTAGACTTTACTAGCAATCTACTGACACAAATCGATGAATCGATACGAACGACACCCCAAATAAAAATCCTAAATTTACAACAAAATCGACTAAGAAATATTAAGAATTtagcggaattaccacatttacaaacattaaatttatcaataaatttgataaacgacgtta cagattGGCACCTGGAATTGGGCAATTTGGTAACATTGAATTTGGGccagaataaattaaaatctattaaaGGCTTACGGAAACTACTCTCCCTCGTAAATTTAGATTTGAGCTGCAATCAAATAGACGACTTGGAGGAAGTAGATTACGTTGCATGTCTTCCGCTATTGGAGACATTGAGATTGACGGGAAATCCGTTGGCCAGCAGCGTAG ATTACCGTCCTAGAGTATTGTCTAGATTTCACAACCGTGCTTCTGAAATCAACTTAGATAGTGAAAAAGGAACTCAACAGGAATTGGATACTGCGTTAGTATTATCAGCAATACTTACTTCAAAACTGCGACAAAAGACTCAAAAGTAA
- the GPHR gene encoding Golgi pH regulator: MAFLEDTTIVFVSQVLFFAGGWIFFVKQLFKNYEIRHISVQLIFSVTFSLSLTMFELIIFEILGVLDASSRYFHWRLGLTSLLLMVIAVIPLYILYSVIHSISFVSVKWVRIITTTCWFMFLYGLWRIGEPFPLLSVSNGILTIEQGVSRIGVIGVTVMAILSGFGAVNCPYQSMTYFIRPVSQSDILNLERRLLLTVDMITGKKKRIALEMHRRNKSNQTRPRIWNIISSAVNRVDAGGENVNQLRMEVYGLEELQRQLFLEVNYLKNMQERQKWSQTLQGKYFNVIGHFFSIYCVYKIFMCCVNIIFDRVGRKDPVTRGLEIAVHWCGFDIDLAFWNQHISFLLVGCIVVTSIRGLLLTLTKFFYRISSSKSSNIIVLILAQIMGMYFCSSVLLMRMNMPAEYRVIITEVLGNLHFNFYHRWFDVIFLVSALSTIVVLYLSQKPWNYGDSTLE; encoded by the exons ATGGCGTTTCTGGAAGACACAACTATAGTATTTGTGTCCCAG GTTCTATTTTTTGCTGGTGGATGGATATTCTTTGTTAAACAGCTCTTTAAAAATTATGAGATTCGTCATATATCGGTTCAGCTTATATTTTCGGTGACCTTTTCCCTCTCACTGACTATGTTCGAActgattatttttgaaattctggGTGTTTTGGATGCAAGCTCTAGATATTTTCATTGGCGCTTGGGATTAACTTCACTATTACTCATGGTTATAGCTGTCATTCCACTTTACATTTTATATTCCGTCATTCATAGCATATCATTCG ttTCTGTGAAATGGGTTCGAATTATTACCACCACCTGTTGGTTTATGTTTCTTTATGGTCTCTGGCGGATTGGTGAGCCCTTTCCACTACTCAGTGTATCGAATGGAATTCTAACTATTGAACAAGGAGTTTCACGCATTGGTGTTATAGGCGTAACAGTCATGGCGATCCTATCGGGATTTGGAGCGGTTAATTGTCCCTACCAAAGTATGACGTACTTTATTAG GCCAGTATCACAGAGCGACATCCTAAATTTGGAACGAAGGCTACTTCTGACGGTTGATATGATAACAGGGAAAAAGAAACGGATAGCCTTGGAGATGCATCGAAGAAATAAATCGAATCAGACACGTCCTCGGATATGGAACATAATAAGTTCGGCTGTGAATAGAGTCGACGCTGGAGGAGAAA ATGTTAATCAACTAAGGATGGAAGTATATGGATTGGAGGAACTACAACGGCAACTTTTCTTAGAAgtcaattatttaaaaaacatgCAGGAGCGTCAAAAATGGTCCCAAACTCTGCAGGGGAAATACTTTAACGTAATTGGTCACTTTTTCAGTATTTATTgtgtatataaaatattcatg tGCTGTGTCAATATCATATTCGATCGAGTTGGACGCAAAGACCCCGTTACAAGGGGCCTTGAAATAGCCGTTCATTGGTGTGGTTTCGATATAGATTTGGCATTTTGGAATCAACACATTTCCTTCTTGTTGGTAGGATGTATCGTTGTCACCTCTATACGAGGTTTGTTGTTAACTTTAACAAAG TTCTTCTATCGCATTTCATCCAGTAAATCGTCCAACATAATTGTTTTAATACTGGCACAAATTATGGGAATGTATTTCTGTTCCTCGGTACTGTTGATGCGTATGAATATGCCAGCCGAGTATCGTGTAATAATTACTGAAGTACTAGGCAATTTGCATTTTAACTTTTATCACCGCTGGTTTGATGTCATTTTTTTGGTAAGCGCCCTATCAACTATTGTAGTTTTGTATTTATCCCAGAAACCCTGGAATTACGGTGACTCAACCTTGGAATAA